In Nostoc sp. CENA543, a single genomic region encodes these proteins:
- a CDS encoding photosystem II S4 domain protein, with protein MLPREELLKGVENRDSIARVIDQAEQAIKTWEVVLTDFLSPPELAEMQRVFNRLTEVQLLPWGGYPQAERQRVAIARSDLPLDQSQVSLVALEIAGNFLFDSATHRDFLGAMLGTGIVREKTGDIIVLGERGAQAIVVPELVEFLTMNLQQVRSVPVKTQPIDLSELKIREPKKKELTTVEASLRLDAIASAGFGMSRSKMVDFIDAGDVRVNWKEVTQPSSQVKSGDLIAIRGKGRLEVGEIAVTKKERYRVQLTRYI; from the coding sequence ATGTTGCCAAGAGAAGAATTATTAAAGGGTGTTGAAAATCGAGATAGTATAGCTCGTGTAATTGACCAAGCGGAACAGGCGATTAAAACTTGGGAAGTGGTGTTGACAGATTTTCTGTCACCTCCAGAATTAGCGGAAATGCAACGGGTATTTAATCGTTTAACAGAAGTGCAATTGTTACCTTGGGGTGGATATCCGCAGGCGGAACGTCAAAGAGTTGCGATCGCTCGTTCTGATTTACCCTTGGATCAATCTCAAGTTAGCTTAGTAGCACTAGAAATTGCTGGTAATTTTCTATTTGACTCAGCGACGCACCGCGACTTTTTAGGCGCGATGTTAGGAACGGGTATTGTCAGAGAAAAAACTGGGGACATTATTGTTTTAGGTGAACGCGGCGCGCAAGCAATAGTTGTTCCAGAGTTGGTAGAGTTTTTAACCATGAATCTTCAGCAGGTGCGTTCCGTTCCTGTGAAAACCCAGCCGATAGATTTGAGTGAGTTAAAAATCCGCGAACCCAAGAAAAAAGAATTAACTACGGTGGAAGCTTCTTTAAGATTAGATGCGATCGCTTCTGCTGGTTTTGGAATGTCTCGCAGTAAAATGGTAGACTTCATCGACGCAGGGGATGTGCGCGTCAATTGGAAAGAAGTCACTCAACCTAGTTCTCAAGTTAAATCCGGTGACTTAATCGCCATTCGCGGTAAAGGACGTTTAGAAGTTGGTGAAATCGCTGTCACAAAAAAAGAACGCTACCGCGTTCAATTAACTAGATATATTTAG
- a CDS encoding TniQ family protein — protein sequence MDIDIIQIQPYFEDELWSPEKFPMLERSRLHHLEPIGIGTPMVESLTSYVTRLAHSHGVFVNILLSRIVNPLLQQTFIKNSTSRGLKPFFNRSHALNGYGIMATDFVDVLNKLTLHNQLELLTLIPFSNILVTKGLLRSHKAWCPICYQHWKQKKQLIYDPLLWSFNDVKICLIHQHTLVQNCPHCHSQLLWLNWKSTLGYCSQCFQWLGGYSKTSVVDRERWIVENLGEFLTNANQLSSVLTQELIPKSFTHVVHKVSGDNIAAFAAMHKIPKNTFWGWYSGKTCPSLFALLQICYNLKISLFQFFTQDFNLSTNHCQNLKLDMKYSNKIRSSPKILDLDHIENTLTSILSQAKDPLPTIAEIAKQLKINRRVISRHFPLLSHQIVVKRRNYMGMCHLAAIEQCCQEIVEAIVSLHQSGEYPTESRVCELISNPGYFRYKKVRLFYKKTVQSILSRL from the coding sequence ATGGACATTGACATAATCCAAATTCAACCCTACTTTGAGGATGAGCTATGGAGTCCAGAGAAATTTCCAATGCTTGAGCGAAGTCGTTTACATCATTTGGAACCGATTGGTATAGGGACTCCTATGGTTGAGAGTTTAACCAGTTATGTGACACGATTAGCTCATTCTCATGGGGTTTTTGTCAATATATTACTATCAAGAATAGTTAATCCACTCTTACAACAAACCTTTATTAAAAATTCTACCAGTAGAGGATTAAAACCATTTTTTAACCGTTCTCATGCCTTAAATGGATATGGGATAATGGCTACTGATTTTGTTGATGTTCTTAATAAATTAACTTTGCATAATCAGCTAGAGTTATTAACATTAATACCCTTCTCAAACATTTTAGTTACAAAAGGTTTATTACGTTCTCATAAAGCTTGGTGTCCAATATGTTACCAACACTGGAAACAAAAGAAACAACTTATTTATGATCCATTACTCTGGTCATTCAATGATGTCAAGATTTGTTTAATACATCAACATACTCTTGTGCAAAATTGTCCTCATTGTCATAGTCAATTACTTTGGTTAAACTGGAAATCCACTTTAGGCTATTGTTCACAATGTTTTCAGTGGTTAGGAGGATATTCTAAAACTTCAGTAGTTGATCGGGAGAGATGGATAGTAGAAAATTTGGGAGAATTTCTTACCAATGCAAATCAGTTATCTTCTGTACTTACTCAAGAGCTTATACCAAAATCTTTCACCCATGTAGTGCATAAAGTTAGCGGAGATAATATAGCTGCTTTTGCTGCAATGCACAAAATACCTAAAAATACTTTCTGGGGTTGGTATTCAGGTAAAACTTGTCCCTCTTTATTTGCTTTACTGCAAATTTGTTATAATCTTAAAATTTCTTTATTTCAGTTCTTCACACAAGATTTCAATCTATCAACAAATCATTGTCAAAATCTCAAGCTTGACATGAAATATTCTAATAAAATACGTTCATCTCCCAAAATACTCGACTTGGATCATATTGAAAATACCCTGACCAGCATTTTATCTCAAGCAAAAGATCCATTACCAACAATTGCAGAGATAGCCAAACAATTAAAAATTAATAGACGAGTTATTTCAAGACATTTTCCTTTATTATCCCATCAAATTGTCGTTAAACGTCGCAATTATATGGGTATGTGTCACTTAGCTGCTATTGAGCAGTGTTGTCAAGAAATTGTAGAAGCTATTGTCTCACTCCATCAATCAGGAGAATATCCAACCGAGTCTCGTGTGTGTGAGCTGATTAGTAACCCCGGCTATTTTCGTTATAAGAAGGTTCGACTATTCTATAAGAAAACAGTTCAATCTATTTTAAGTAGGTTGTGA
- a CDS encoding SDR family oxidoreductase: protein MSTALITGASSGIGQAFAQELAARQTNLVLVARSAEKLHQLAQELQLQHNIQVEVIVKDLTEPNAAADVFDITKTKGLTVDLLINNAGFGDYGDFAETEGERQVKMVQLNVLALVDLTHKFLPLMRQRHSGSIINVASIAAFQPIPYLSVYAASKAFVLSFSEALWAENRKYGVRVLVVCPGPTETNFFTEARFPTAFTGKTSKISTSEEVVNDALKALAKGDSTSVSGSFLSKIITNMPRLLPRETLVRILESQFKA from the coding sequence ATGTCAACGGCTTTAATCACTGGTGCATCAAGTGGTATTGGCCAGGCCTTTGCCCAAGAATTAGCTGCGCGTCAAACTAATTTAGTTCTTGTTGCACGTTCAGCAGAAAAATTACATCAGCTAGCTCAAGAATTACAATTACAACACAACATCCAAGTAGAAGTGATAGTTAAAGACCTCACAGAACCAAATGCGGCGGCGGATGTCTTTGATATTACTAAAACTAAGGGATTAACTGTTGATTTATTAATCAATAATGCTGGTTTTGGTGATTATGGCGACTTTGCAGAAACAGAAGGGGAACGACAAGTCAAAATGGTGCAATTAAACGTTTTGGCTTTGGTGGATTTGACTCACAAGTTTTTACCTTTGATGCGACAACGCCATTCAGGAAGCATTATTAATGTAGCCTCAATTGCTGCATTTCAACCTATACCATACCTTTCGGTATATGCTGCTAGTAAGGCTTTTGTTTTGAGTTTTAGTGAAGCATTATGGGCGGAAAATCGTAAATATGGGGTTCGTGTTTTAGTGGTTTGTCCTGGCCCCACAGAAACAAACTTTTTTACTGAAGCTCGTTTTCCCACGGCTTTTACTGGCAAAACCAGTAAAATATCTACTTCAGAAGAAGTAGTAAATGATGCTTTAAAGGCTTTAGCAAAAGGTGACTCGACCTCAGTTAGTGGCAGTTTCTTAAGTAAAATAATTACGAATATGCCGAGATTGTTACCGCGAGAAACTTTGGTAAGAATTTTAGAAAGTCAGTTTAAAGCTTAA
- the cas6 gene encoding type I-MYXAN CRISPR-associated protein Cas6/Cmx6 codes for MIATAINSEYYLDLTFKLRGAPIPLDNGYAVYSALSRICPSLHELKSIGIHPITGIPTRNNLLELTAQSRLKIRINHQQIPLIYPYLAGQAFHIGQNSYQLDIPDYKPLISSESVYSRLVIIKGFQDSNNFIEAVQRQLDNIGIQGKIELLTRQDGTPQKRQLTINKEEKKFEIRGFGVKISELNPEDSLTLQEQGIGGKRKMMCGIFVPATRSKEEEET; via the coding sequence GTGATAGCCACAGCTATAAACAGTGAATATTACCTAGACCTAACCTTTAAACTTAGAGGCGCACCGATTCCTCTTGATAATGGTTATGCTGTCTATAGTGCTTTGTCCAGGATTTGTCCTAGCCTTCACGAACTAAAATCTATTGGAATTCATCCAATTACTGGAATTCCGACTAGGAACAATTTGCTTGAACTAACTGCTCAATCTCGTCTAAAAATTCGGATTAATCATCAACAAATTCCTTTAATTTATCCTTATTTAGCGGGTCAAGCTTTTCACATAGGTCAAAATTCTTATCAACTAGATATTCCCGACTACAAACCGTTAATTTCTTCAGAAAGTGTCTATTCCAGATTAGTGATAATTAAAGGTTTTCAAGACTCTAATAACTTTATTGAAGCTGTTCAAAGACAACTAGATAATATAGGAATACAAGGGAAAATTGAATTACTTACCCGGCAAGATGGAACGCCTCAAAAAAGACAATTAACCATCAATAAAGAAGAGAAAAAGTTTGAAATTCGAGGATTTGGAGTAAAAATCAGCGAACTCAACCCAGAAGATTCTTTAACCTTGCAAGAACAGGGGATTGGTGGGAAACGAAAGATGATGTGTGGAATATTTGTCCCAGCGACTCGCAGCAAGGAAGAAGAGGAAACCTGA
- the kaiC gene encoding circadian clock protein KaiC — protein sequence MSDNEQQAANPISSAGVEKIRTMIEGFDDISHGGLPVGRTTLVSGTSGTGKTLLSLQFLYNGITYFDDPGVFVTFEESPSDIIKNAHIFGWNLQQLINEGKLFILDASPDPEGQDIVGNFDLSALIERLQYAIRKYKAKRVSIDSITAVFQQYEAVGVVRREIFRLVARLKQLNVTTVITTERSEEYGPVASFGVEEFVSDNVVIVRNVLEGERRRRTIEILKLRGTTHMKGEYPFTITNEGVNIFPLGAMRLTQRSSNVRVSSGVKTLDEMCGGGFFKDSIILATGATGTGKTLLVSKFLQNGCVHGERAILFAYEESRAQLSRNAYSWGIDFEELERQGLLKIICTYPESTGLEDHLQIIKSEIAEFKPARIAIDSLSALARGVSNNAFRQFVIGVTGYAKQEEITGFFTNTTDQFMGSHSITDSHISTITDTILMLQYVEIRGEMSRAINVFKMRGSWHDKGIREYNITADGPEIKDSFRNYERIVSGAPTRVSIDEKAELSRIVRRFEDKQGSDS from the coding sequence ATGAGCGATAACGAACAACAAGCAGCAAACCCTATATCGAGTGCTGGTGTGGAAAAAATCCGCACCATGATTGAAGGCTTTGATGACATCAGTCACGGGGGTTTACCAGTAGGTAGAACGACCCTAGTCAGTGGCACTTCAGGGACAGGGAAAACACTATTATCTCTACAGTTTCTTTATAACGGCATCACCTATTTCGATGATCCAGGGGTATTTGTTACCTTTGAAGAATCCCCTAGTGACATCATTAAAAATGCTCATATCTTTGGCTGGAATTTACAACAGTTAATTAACGAAGGTAAATTATTTATTCTCGATGCGTCTCCAGATCCTGAAGGTCAAGACATCGTAGGCAATTTCGACTTATCCGCTTTAATTGAGCGGTTACAATATGCTATTCGCAAATACAAAGCGAAACGGGTTTCTATCGACTCCATCACCGCCGTATTTCAACAGTATGAAGCAGTAGGAGTAGTCCGCCGGGAAATTTTTCGCTTAGTAGCGCGCTTAAAGCAATTGAATGTCACCACAGTGATCACTACAGAAAGAAGTGAGGAATATGGCCCTGTAGCTTCCTTTGGTGTAGAAGAATTTGTTTCTGATAATGTGGTGATTGTTCGCAACGTTTTAGAAGGAGAACGTCGCCGCCGCACCATTGAAATCCTCAAATTACGGGGAACAACCCACATGAAAGGAGAATATCCTTTCACCATTACCAATGAGGGAGTAAATATCTTCCCCTTGGGTGCGATGCGCCTCACCCAAAGATCATCCAATGTCCGTGTTTCTTCTGGTGTCAAAACCTTAGATGAAATGTGTGGCGGTGGTTTCTTCAAAGATTCAATTATTTTAGCTACCGGTGCTACAGGTACAGGTAAGACATTATTAGTCAGTAAGTTTTTACAAAATGGCTGCGTTCATGGTGAACGAGCCATCTTATTTGCCTATGAAGAATCCCGCGCTCAATTATCTCGAAATGCTTACTCGTGGGGCATTGATTTTGAAGAATTAGAACGTCAGGGATTACTCAAAATTATTTGTACCTATCCAGAGTCTACTGGTTTAGAAGATCACCTGCAAATTATTAAATCAGAAATTGCTGAGTTTAAACCAGCACGCATCGCCATTGACTCTCTTTCGGCTCTAGCTAGAGGAGTCAGCAATAATGCTTTCCGGCAATTTGTCATTGGTGTTACAGGGTATGCCAAACAAGAAGAAATCACTGGTTTCTTTACTAACACCACCGACCAATTTATGGGATCACATTCCATTACAGATTCCCATATTTCCACAATTACAGACACAATTTTGATGCTACAATATGTCGAAATTCGTGGAGAAATGTCGCGGGCAATCAACGTATTTAAGATGCGGGGATCATGGCATGATAAAGGTATTCGTGAGTACAATATCACTGCCGACGGCCCAGAAATTAAAGATTCTTTCCGTAACTATGAAAGAATTGTGAGTGGTGCGCCTACCCGCGTTAGTATTGATGAAAAGGCGGAACTTTCTCGCATAGTTAGACGTTTTGAAGATAAACAGGGTTCCGATTCCTAG
- the cas8a1 gene encoding type I-MYXAN CRISPR-associated Cas8a1/Cmx1 yields the protein MVATQPKISLSLGAADTTIIHRVGMTGLYMTLKQLEKQYPSSRQRGGHISWSLTADTIELFWQGSDFVAISWLINESFQLDDTGLIHLAGLDNNAIDLTQKIQIHEGMCAVFLRLNKFYQAGKLVNTELTFEEKKVEYQYKSLTWYAHQTFAEKLCDTDTQQLRQDYVQITSWLYLGGIVRHARTQNTTKLEEKPEYALALLFVPVVCHYCLLHIPSEDLKEKKTHRYLVVIPEIKDFEDASQRRWRLQQLETKQLHVSSLGEAGLLYYSLDDIQPQGDYYQACQVWLYEKMNKDSRQRTLMSIEEIKIDKNTLITYQQIQKYFPTNYQKIQPKQIFIKVNPIRSLIADNLVKGIHWWSNFWEKLVIDDSQGYLFNQLFFNREGFIIMAENSEEDKQYLIFIKVFQQAMKGNFAKMYAKAQEGKDPPIKKKVERLRAELNYCYDELSFKEYLSDFLVRGGLNKYFNQHQEEIVLLIKKIPWQELRIWSLLAIASYKPKNKLTKMNDDSEEE from the coding sequence ATGGTTGCTACCCAACCCAAAATTTCTCTATCTCTCGGTGCTGCGGATACGACAATAATACACAGGGTGGGAATGACGGGACTTTATATGACTTTAAAGCAATTAGAAAAGCAATATCCCTCATCTCGTCAACGGGGAGGACACATATCATGGTCTTTAACTGCTGATACTATTGAATTATTCTGGCAAGGAAGTGATTTTGTCGCCATATCTTGGTTAATTAATGAGTCTTTTCAATTAGATGATACAGGTTTAATTCATTTAGCAGGATTAGACAATAATGCAATAGATTTAACTCAAAAAATCCAGATTCATGAGGGAATGTGTGCTGTTTTTCTGCGTCTTAATAAGTTTTATCAAGCAGGAAAGCTAGTTAACACTGAACTAACGTTTGAAGAAAAAAAAGTCGAGTATCAATATAAATCCCTAACTTGGTACGCACATCAAACCTTTGCAGAGAAGTTATGTGATACAGATACCCAACAACTCAGACAGGATTATGTTCAAATAACCAGTTGGTTGTATTTAGGGGGAATTGTTCGCCATGCTAGGACGCAGAATACTACAAAACTGGAAGAAAAGCCTGAATACGCCTTAGCATTATTATTTGTACCAGTAGTTTGTCATTATTGCTTACTTCATATTCCATCAGAAGACTTGAAGGAAAAGAAAACCCATCGCTACTTGGTGGTGATTCCAGAAATCAAGGATTTTGAAGATGCTTCTCAAAGAAGATGGCGATTACAGCAATTAGAAACGAAACAGCTTCATGTTAGTAGTCTTGGTGAAGCTGGATTACTTTATTACAGCTTAGACGATATTCAGCCTCAAGGTGACTACTATCAAGCTTGTCAAGTTTGGTTATATGAAAAAATGAATAAAGATTCTCGTCAAAGAACATTGATGAGTATAGAAGAAATTAAAATCGATAAAAATACTTTAATCACTTATCAACAGATTCAAAAATATTTTCCAACTAATTATCAGAAGATTCAACCCAAGCAAATTTTTATTAAAGTGAATCCGATTCGCTCCCTGATTGCTGATAATTTAGTGAAAGGAATCCATTGGTGGTCTAATTTTTGGGAAAAATTGGTGATAGATGATTCACAAGGATATTTATTTAACCAGCTATTTTTCAACCGCGAAGGATTCATAATAATGGCAGAGAATAGTGAAGAAGACAAGCAGTATCTTATTTTTATTAAGGTATTTCAGCAAGCTATGAAGGGCAACTTTGCTAAAATGTATGCCAAAGCCCAGGAAGGGAAAGACCCTCCAATTAAGAAGAAAGTTGAACGGTTAAGGGCAGAGTTAAACTATTGTTATGATGAATTGTCGTTTAAGGAATATTTATCCGACTTTTTAGTAAGAGGGGGATTAAATAAGTATTTCAATCAGCATCAAGAAGAGATTGTACTACTAATTAAAAAAATACCTTGGCAAGAATTAAGAATTTGGTCTTTGTTAGCGATCGCCAGTTATAAACCCAAAAATAAACTCACCAAAATGAATGATGACTCAGAAGAAGAATGA
- a CDS encoding KaiA family protein — protein MLLPILILRPNVKKNLDQSTHTIANNSRLNAWLWDFSGSLILGVEITYQIYYCLKRLYLTINENFTSKYPYAFADQQQKIQQVCQHMNPEVDRQVLLQQLKSDYRDILINYFTTDKALKERIDKFINAVFCANIPVPQIIEIHMELIDEFSKQLQLEGRSDETLLDYRLTLIEILAHLCEVYRSAIFK, from the coding sequence ATGCTACTACCAATCTTGATTCTCCGACCAAATGTTAAAAAAAATTTAGATCAGTCAACCCACACAATAGCAAACAACTCTCGATTAAATGCGTGGTTATGGGATTTTAGCGGCTCTCTAATTTTAGGGGTCGAAATCACATATCAGATTTATTACTGCCTCAAACGGTTATATCTCACAATTAATGAAAACTTTACTAGTAAATATCCCTATGCCTTTGCCGACCAACAGCAAAAAATACAGCAGGTTTGTCAGCACATGAATCCAGAAGTTGACCGACAAGTATTGTTGCAGCAACTCAAATCAGATTATCGAGACATTCTCATTAATTACTTTACTACAGACAAAGCACTCAAAGAAAGAATCGATAAATTTATCAATGCAGTATTTTGTGCTAATATTCCTGTGCCACAAATTATAGAAATTCATATGGAACTAATTGATGAATTTTCCAAGCAGCTACAATTAGAAGGGAGGAGCGATGAAACATTACTAGACTACCGCCTTACTCTCATAGAAATCCTAGCGCATCTATGTGAAGTTTATCGGAGTGCTATTTTTAAATAG
- a CDS encoding TolC family protein: MKGQQLLYSFCFLPGVTAAVLATQPAVAEGVKVSSVQLASSPSVLTANDSQTLVADNAQTQLPKDINPDFSQSTEKSDLSEVNAADLSSKSNAVGLTENTGITNEQKSSQKEVKIVSLSPNRDWIQRLKQNRLTNNQKPSNLASNQLELVTSVAPATNSLSKLAAAKNLKTQLPIALQASVQGAGAAQLLAANSCSLQPGTAATLILATNCPQSQWSSKQLAQNNPDLAPSPVESAPATTPAPSPVESAPATTPAPSPVESAPATIPAPVNNGVEVPASLTPKSNPLLFPTQTQEVTTQENQRITLEQALEIARRNNRDLQVSLLELERAQASLKEAQAALFPSVSVSADITRSQSASSQLSVERAGGGNDEPSTDFTSQAQLSYDIYTSGRRNAAIKEAEEQVRFSELAVETQSEEIRRNVATEYYNLQQADEQVRIARSAVENSQASLRDAEALERAGVGTRFDVLRSQVNLANAQQELTSAISQQQISRRTLATRLSLPQTVNIEAADPVQVAGLWQQSLESSIILAYQNRPELQQQLAQRNISEQQRRQALANLGPQVSLVANYNLLDQFDDDVSVTDGYSFGVRASLNIFDGGASRARAAQARKNIAIAETRFAEQRNQIRFQVEQAYFTQQANLNNVQTANTALEQARESLRLARLRFQAGVGTQTDVINAENELTRAEGNRVTAILDYNRALVDLQRAVTTRALTRTTTSQ; the protein is encoded by the coding sequence GTGAAAGGACAACAATTACTTTATAGTTTCTGTTTTTTACCTGGTGTAACAGCAGCTGTATTGGCAACTCAACCAGCTGTGGCTGAGGGCGTGAAGGTAAGTAGTGTACAATTAGCTTCTTCTCCTAGTGTTTTGACTGCTAACGATAGTCAAACCTTGGTAGCAGACAATGCTCAGACACAACTACCAAAAGATATAAATCCAGATTTCTCCCAGTCCACTGAAAAATCTGATTTATCTGAAGTTAATGCAGCAGATTTAAGTAGTAAGAGTAATGCAGTTGGATTGACAGAAAATACTGGTATTACTAACGAACAAAAATCATCCCAAAAGGAAGTTAAAATTGTCAGTCTGTCACCTAATCGCGATTGGATTCAAAGGCTCAAGCAGAATCGGTTAACAAATAATCAAAAGCCAAGTAACTTAGCTAGTAATCAACTAGAGTTAGTCACATCTGTAGCACCTGCAACTAATTCTCTATCCAAACTAGCCGCAGCAAAAAATCTCAAAACTCAGTTACCAATAGCATTACAAGCATCTGTTCAAGGTGCAGGTGCAGCTCAACTGTTGGCAGCCAATAGTTGCTCACTACAACCAGGAACTGCGGCAACGCTGATTTTAGCGACTAATTGTCCCCAGTCTCAATGGTCAAGTAAGCAACTTGCACAAAATAATCCTGATCTGGCACCATCTCCTGTGGAGTCAGCACCAGCAACTACGCCTGCGCCATCTCCTGTGGAGTCAGCACCAGCCACTACACCTGCACCGTCTCCTGTGGAATCAGCACCAGCCACTATACCCGCACCAGTCAATAACGGTGTGGAAGTACCAGCTAGTCTGACTCCCAAGTCCAATCCCCTGCTCTTTCCTACGCAAACTCAGGAAGTGACAACCCAGGAAAATCAGCGTATTACTTTAGAGCAGGCTTTAGAAATCGCACGGCGCAATAATCGAGATTTGCAGGTGTCGTTGTTGGAATTAGAAAGAGCGCAAGCTTCTTTAAAAGAAGCACAGGCAGCTTTATTTCCCAGTGTGTCTGTAAGTGCTGATATTACTCGCAGCCAATCCGCTAGTTCCCAACTTAGTGTAGAAAGGGCTGGAGGCGGTAACGATGAACCAAGTACAGATTTCACCAGTCAAGCACAGTTAAGCTACGACATCTACACATCAGGTAGACGCAACGCCGCCATCAAAGAAGCAGAAGAACAGGTGCGTTTTAGTGAGTTAGCTGTAGAAACCCAATCCGAAGAAATTCGGCGGAATGTGGCTACAGAATATTACAACTTACAGCAGGCAGACGAACAGGTTCGCATTGCCAGATCAGCAGTAGAAAACTCTCAAGCCAGCTTACGAGATGCGGAAGCATTAGAAAGAGCAGGGGTAGGAACAAGATTTGACGTATTGCGATCGCAAGTTAACTTAGCCAACGCGCAACAAGAACTCACCAGTGCGATTTCTCAACAACAAATCTCTCGTCGCACCCTAGCAACTCGCTTGAGTTTGCCCCAAACAGTCAACATCGAAGCTGCCGATCCCGTGCAAGTAGCAGGACTTTGGCAACAGTCCTTAGAAAGTAGCATCATCCTAGCTTATCAAAATCGCCCCGAACTCCAACAACAACTAGCACAGCGCAACATCAGCGAACAACAACGCAGACAAGCACTAGCTAACCTGGGGCCACAAGTCAGCTTAGTAGCAAACTATAACTTACTCGATCAGTTCGATGATGATGTCAGCGTCACCGATGGTTATTCCTTCGGAGTCAGAGCCAGCTTGAACATATTTGACGGTGGTGCATCCAGAGCCAGAGCAGCTCAAGCCAGAAAAAATATTGCGATCGCCGAAACTCGATTTGCCGAACAACGCAATCAAATTCGTTTTCAAGTTGAGCAAGCTTACTTCACACAGCAAGCTAACCTCAACAACGTCCAAACTGCCAACACAGCTTTAGAACAAGCCAGAGAATCACTACGCCTAGCGCGTTTGCGGTTCCAAGCTGGTGTAGGAACACAAACAGACGTAATTAACGCTGAAAACGAATTAACTAGAGCTGAAGGTAATCGTGTCACAGCGATATTAGATTACAACAGGGCCTTAGTTGACTTGCAAAGAGCTGTTACCACCAGAGCATTGACCAGAACAACCACCAGTCAATAG
- the kaiB gene encoding circadian clock protein KaiB translates to MTKARKTYVLKLYVAGNTPNSVRALKTLKNILDQEFQGIYALKVIDVLKNPQLAEEDKILATPTLSKILPPPVRKIIGDLSDRERVLIGLDLLYEELNEEDWEEQDNL, encoded by the coding sequence ATGACAAAAGCCAGAAAAACCTATGTTCTCAAGCTTTATGTAGCAGGGAACACGCCGAATTCAGTCAGGGCCCTCAAAACTCTTAAAAATATTTTAGATCAGGAATTTCAAGGCATTTATGCCCTGAAAGTCATTGATGTATTAAAAAATCCGCAATTAGCAGAAGAAGATAAGATATTAGCTACCCCAACACTATCTAAGATTTTGCCGCCGCCCGTCCGCAAAATCATCGGTGATCTTTCAGACCGAGAAAGGGTATTGATTGGTTTAGATCTGCTGTATGAAGAATTGAATGAAGAAGATTGGGAAGAGCAAGACAATCTTTAA